The proteins below are encoded in one region of Winogradskyella helgolandensis:
- a CDS encoding fibronectin type III domain-containing protein yields MKKITFLLLSLMVVCSYGQVSITEDFTGGLPTGWTDTYDSTTLQSCAGTSFRDNIWSTSGGNMTTSNYAGISNGTDITYSIDYKVVDYYATTSATADGWGSADLQYSTDNGTTWITVVTLNDSNDSNSIVCTTFGGTILGASVPTGSDLKFRILNTWLAGDYYFYIDNFVATQVSLVPPNCDSNITSGTTDFPIDGTLTWSAATGIPTGYKITMGSTTGGTDIANNVDLGTTISYTPTGLAYSTTYYTTITPYNANGDATGCTEQSFLVEDAPPAGTNCANPLDVGTLPYTAIAQTTAGFGDDYSGSPGGTGCTTTSAYLNGDDIVYSYTSDEDGSIDVDLTNITDTYTGVFIYSDCTDIGTTCATGDYNGYYDGTLDLNISNFPVLNGTTYYIVVSTWATPQDTTYDLSVTKGATCLPVTGLTIDSFTAEEVQVSWTASSSGESNWEVLVQADGTGSPTSGTASATNPYTESGLTELTAYEVYVRADCGGGDYGDWVGPVDFTTSALCPDVSDITIDSFTADSVTVSWTNGGTEDDWEVLVQADGTESPASGTATTTNPYTESGLTGNTDYEVYVRANCTDASNGFSEWVGPVDFTTACEAVTTFPYLESFEGITSGQPECWSIEGTTTNPSYHFSSYATGYSGRGMRFDSYYNSSGTTSELITPTFDASALTTLQLKFQYKNPTGGNFEILVSTNGGTTYTSISTGLTEQVEWTEATYDISSYISNDILIKFKGTSNWGSGDAYIYLDEVLVRAIPTCPDLTGLTIDSFAAETAEISWTSGGSETDWEVLVQADGTGSPELGTPATTSSNPYSATGLTELTAYEVYVRADCGGTYGAWLGPVDFTTSALCPDVSDITIDSFTADSVTVSWTNGGTEDDWEVLVQADGTGSPVSGTATATNPYTESGLTELTAYEVYVRADCNDASNGYSEWVGPVDFTTEATPITSFPYAENFDSGAGGWSVDNGLWELGAPAATTINTADSGTDAWVTNLTGDYTNNVDSAVMSPPFDFSGLTAPVIELSIWYESEFSWDGMVLQSSIDGGSTWQNAGALGDPNNWFNDGTIGGNTGGQQIGWTGSSSGWLTARNDLTGLGGQSSVILRVAFGSDGSSSDEGAAFDTVSIYDPACRDITGLTIDNFTAETAEISWTAGGSETDWEVLVQADGTGSPELGTPAATTSNPYSATSLTELTAYEVYVRADCGGSGYSTWVGPIDFTTTALCPDVSDITIDSFTADSVTVSWTNGGTEDDWEVLVQADGTGSPTSGTATATNPYTESGLTGNTAYEVYVRADCSDASNGYSEWVGPIDFTTACATYTPDYTEDFTTFLDACWDQATGGDLTTGPSTLDTGSWTADGFANSGSTGAARINYYGAGPDVDWLLSPTFDLSADGYELIFDSSIVDWNGTTLTETFNTGDVIQLVYSTDGTNWLVLYDLITNTPAAAGETITVDLTGITSSTVQFAIFTDDDTTNTSGRDLDIFIDNFTVRTPWTCTQAVIDGVPTVNEDCGAGTFTIDINFTTVGDATGITDGTDTFTISGTSVIAGPYTIGTIVNLEVIHAEGTCDFTITGDFTDNCPPANDNFANAIAISCGDTVFGNTAEATLDEDDAPDPSGFNADTDSPNLWYSFYGTGQDITLSTINGVSDFDTEILVFTGSSGNLNFVASGFDESGSPDYLAEVTFTAEAGVQYWISAEGYNLSDTGIFQMDVTCTGTESFVYDGGTWTPSDPTGTTTLNDIVIFAGDAVMTGDTDCNSFTVLPGAGVTIPTGATVTTAVAMTLESSSTSYSSLILDGTVSGTINYKRHVNSNASGSTGDNDLISAPLTGQAFNTFVTGNSNIYNNGTLYAFGPFEKATNTYVTWAGTESSTLNAGVGYRAASNDNDTFTFTGVANSGTVPVTIESSGASFADWNLVGNPYPSYITLADFLAENNSLFSDSTSGVYGYDGNASDGWEIWNQAYSDANDNALITPGQGFFVSSKNATGTLNFTNTMRSTGTTDDFIVGRSNNNNNNISHLRLKATNSNKAYHTDFYFNDSATLGLDPGYDSGIYGSAGEFALYSHLVENNTGTNMGIQTINNTNLGSEVIIPLGVNATQGQQLTFTIAESTLTSSVNLYLEDNVTNTSTLLNSNDYVLTPNTDLSGTGRFYLRFSNSTLSTLDNTLDQLSIYSNKSDKTIVISGQLTEETTAKIYDIQGRVVMTSLLENTSRTQSINVSKLNAGVYVVQLINGSQNKTQKVIIH; encoded by the coding sequence ATGAAAAAAATTACGTTTTTGCTATTATCCTTAATGGTCGTGTGCTCATATGGGCAAGTTTCAATTACCGAAGACTTCACTGGAGGTCTTCCCACTGGATGGACAGACACCTATGACAGTACAACATTACAATCATGTGCCGGTACATCGTTTAGAGATAATATTTGGAGCACGTCAGGCGGCAATATGACTACTAGTAATTATGCTGGAATATCTAACGGTACAGACATAACATATTCTATAGATTATAAAGTTGTAGATTATTATGCTACAACTTCAGCAACAGCTGATGGATGGGGAAGTGCAGACTTGCAATATTCTACTGACAATGGAACAACCTGGATTACAGTAGTAACTCTTAATGACTCTAATGATAGTAACTCTATCGTATGCACAACATTTGGAGGAACAATCCTTGGTGCCTCAGTCCCAACAGGTTCGGATTTAAAATTCAGAATATTAAACACCTGGCTTGCTGGAGATTATTACTTTTACATTGATAATTTTGTAGCCACTCAAGTTAGTTTAGTTCCACCTAATTGCGATTCTAACATTACATCAGGCACTACTGATTTTCCTATCGACGGAACATTAACATGGTCTGCTGCAACCGGAATCCCTACAGGTTATAAAATTACGATGGGTTCTACTACGGGAGGAACTGACATAGCCAACAATGTAGATTTAGGTACTACAATATCCTACACACCAACAGGTTTAGCATATAGCACTACGTATTATACAACGATTACACCTTACAATGCCAATGGTGATGCTACCGGCTGTACTGAACAATCATTTTTAGTTGAAGACGCACCACCTGCGGGTACAAATTGTGCTAACCCGTTAGATGTAGGCACTCTTCCGTATACAGCTATCGCTCAAACGACTGCTGGTTTTGGTGATGATTATTCAGGATCACCAGGTGGTACTGGTTGTACAACGACTAGTGCTTATTTAAATGGGGATGATATTGTTTATTCATATACCTCGGATGAAGATGGCTCAATTGATGTTGATTTGACTAATATCACAGATACTTACACAGGCGTATTTATCTACAGTGATTGTACTGACATCGGTACGACTTGTGCAACAGGAGATTACAACGGCTATTATGATGGCACTTTAGATTTAAATATTTCTAACTTCCCTGTTTTAAATGGGACAACATACTACATCGTAGTATCTACGTGGGCAACTCCACAAGACACAACCTACGACCTCTCTGTAACTAAAGGTGCAACTTGCTTACCAGTAACCGGACTAACAATAGACAGTTTTACAGCCGAAGAAGTACAAGTGAGTTGGACGGCGAGTTCTTCTGGCGAGAGTAATTGGGAAGTTTTAGTTCAAGCCGATGGCACAGGGTCACCTACATCTGGAACTGCATCAGCAACTAATCCATACACAGAAAGCGGCTTAACTGAACTCACGGCATACGAAGTCTACGTAAGAGCAGATTGTGGTGGTGGAGATTATGGTGACTGGGTTGGCCCTGTAGATTTTACAACTTCAGCCTTATGTCCTGATGTATCTGATATAACCATTGACAGTTTCACTGCTGATTCGGTAACCGTTAGCTGGACTAATGGCGGAACTGAAGACGATTGGGAAGTTTTAGTGCAAGCAGATGGTACAGAATCTCCTGCATCTGGAACTGCAACAACAACTAATCCATATACAGAAAGCGGCTTAACAGGAAATACCGACTACGAAGTGTATGTCAGAGCAAATTGTACAGATGCTAGTAATGGTTTTAGCGAATGGGTAGGACCTGTCGATTTTACGACTGCGTGCGAAGCTGTAACTACTTTTCCATATTTAGAGTCTTTTGAAGGTATTACAAGTGGTCAACCGGAGTGCTGGTCTATAGAAGGAACAACCACAAATCCATCTTATCATTTTTCGAGCTACGCCACAGGTTATTCTGGAAGAGGCATGAGATTTGATTCTTATTATAACAGTTCCGGAACAACTTCAGAATTAATCACGCCGACATTTGATGCTTCTGCATTGACTACACTTCAATTAAAATTTCAATACAAAAACCCAACTGGTGGTAATTTTGAAATCTTAGTATCTACAAATGGAGGTACAACTTACACTTCTATCAGCACAGGTTTAACTGAACAAGTGGAATGGACTGAAGCAACTTATGATATATCTTCATATATTTCTAATGATATATTAATAAAATTTAAAGGTACTAGTAACTGGGGATCTGGTGATGCCTATATTTATTTAGATGAAGTGCTAGTAAGAGCAATTCCTACATGTCCAGACCTTACCGGTTTAACAATAGATAGTTTTGCTGCTGAAACCGCTGAGATTAGCTGGACCTCTGGTGGTTCTGAAACCGACTGGGAAGTTTTAGTTCAAGCCGATGGTACTGGTTCACCCGAATTAGGAACTCCTGCTACTACATCTAGCAACCCGTATAGTGCAACAGGATTAACCGAGCTAACCGCTTATGAAGTTTATGTAAGAGCTGATTGTGGTGGCACATATGGTGCATGGTTAGGTCCTGTTGATTTTACAACTTCAGCCTTATGTCCTGATGTATCTGATATAACTATTGATAGTTTCACTGCGGATTCGGTAACTGTTAGCTGGACTAATGGCGGAACTGAAGATGATTGGGAAGTTTTAGTTCAAGCAGATGGCACAGGGTCTCCTGTATCTGGAACCGCAACAGCAACCAATCCATATACTGAAAGCGGCTTAACTGAACTAACGGCTTACGAAGTCTATGTCAGAGCTGATTGTAATGATGCCAGTAACGGCTATAGTGAATGGGTTGGCCCTGTTGATTTTACAACTGAAGCTACTCCTATCACAAGTTTCCCTTACGCAGAAAACTTTGATTCTGGTGCAGGTGGTTGGTCTGTAGATAATGGCCTTTGGGAATTAGGAGCACCTGCTGCTACAACTATTAACACCGCCGATTCTGGTACTGATGCATGGGTAACTAACTTAACAGGGGATTATACTAATAATGTTGACTCTGCTGTAATGAGCCCGCCTTTTGATTTTTCAGGTTTAACTGCACCTGTTATTGAATTAAGTATTTGGTACGAATCAGAATTTAGTTGGGATGGTATGGTTTTACAGTCGTCAATAGATGGAGGTAGCACATGGCAAAATGCTGGAGCACTAGGCGACCCTAACAACTGGTTTAATGATGGTACTATCGGTGGAAATACTGGAGGACAACAAATAGGTTGGACAGGTAGCTCTAGCGGATGGTTAACTGCACGAAATGACTTAACAGGACTTGGTGGCCAAAGTAGTGTCATTTTGCGAGTAGCCTTTGGCTCAGATGGTTCTAGTTCTGATGAAGGTGCTGCTTTTGATACCGTAAGTATTTATGACCCTGCTTGTCGTGATATTACAGGATTAACAATAGACAATTTTACCGCTGAAACCGCTGAGATTAGCTGGACCGCTGGTGGTTCTGAAACCGATTGGGAAGTTTTAGTTCAAGCAGATGGCACAGGCTCACCTGAATTGGGAACTCCAGCTGCAACAACCAGCAATCCCTATAGCGCAACAAGCTTAACTGAACTAACCGCCTACGAAGTGTATGTAAGAGCTGATTGCGGAGGAAGTGGATATAGCACTTGGGTTGGCCCTATAGATTTTACAACTACGGCCTTATGTCCTGATGTGTCTGATATAACCATTGATAGTTTTACTGCTGATTCCGTAACTGTTAGCTGGACTAATGGAGGAACTGAAGACGACTGGGAAGTTTTAGTTCAAGCAGACGGCACAGGGTCGCCTACATCTGGAACTGCAACAGCAACTAATCCTTATACCGAAAGCGGCTTAACTGGAAATACAGCTTACGAAGTCTATGTCAGAGCAGATTGTAGTGATGCCAGTAATGGGTATAGTGAATGGGTAGGCCCTATTGATTTTACGACAGCATGTGCAACTTATACACCTGACTATACAGAAGATTTTACTACATTCTTAGATGCGTGCTGGGACCAAGCTACTGGCGGAGATTTAACTACTGGACCATCGACATTGGATACTGGTTCTTGGACTGCAGATGGGTTTGCTAATAGTGGATCAACTGGAGCTGCTAGGATAAATTACTATGGGGCAGGCCCTGATGTCGACTGGCTGTTATCACCGACTTTCGACTTATCGGCTGATGGATATGAATTAATATTTGACAGTTCTATTGTAGATTGGAATGGAACAACCTTAACTGAAACTTTTAATACTGGTGATGTTATACAATTGGTATATTCAACAGACGGTACAAACTGGCTTGTGTTGTATGATTTAATTACAAATACGCCCGCTGCGGCTGGAGAAACTATTACAGTGGATCTTACAGGAATTACGTCAAGTACGGTTCAATTTGCAATTTTCACAGATGACGACACAACCAATACAAGTGGAAGAGATCTTGATATTTTTATAGATAATTTTACTGTGAGAACACCTTGGACTTGTACTCAAGCAGTTATAGACGGTGTACCAACAGTAAATGAAGATTGCGGAGCAGGCACCTTTACTATTGATATAAATTTTACAACTGTAGGTGATGCAACAGGTATAACAGATGGAACAGATACATTTACTATTTCTGGAACTAGTGTAATCGCTGGACCATATACTATTGGTACGATTGTAAACTTAGAGGTTATACACGCTGAAGGAACTTGTGACTTTACAATTACAGGTGACTTTACAGATAACTGTCCGCCAGCAAACGATAATTTTGCTAATGCCATTGCCATCAGTTGTGGTGATACTGTGTTTGGTAACACAGCGGAAGCAACTCTAGATGAAGATGATGCACCAGACCCGTCTGGATTTAATGCTGATACTGACTCACCAAATCTTTGGTATTCTTTTTATGGTACTGGTCAAGATATAACATTGAGTACTATTAATGGTGTAAGCGATTTTGATACTGAAATTTTAGTTTTTACTGGTTCATCTGGCAACTTGAATTTCGTAGCTTCTGGTTTCGATGAATCAGGCAGTCCAGATTATCTTGCGGAAGTTACATTTACAGCTGAAGCTGGTGTTCAGTATTGGATTTCAGCAGAGGGATATAACCTTAGTGATACTGGTATATTCCAAATGGATGTTACATGTACAGGCACTGAATCATTTGTCTACGATGGCGGTACCTGGACTCCGAGTGATCCTACAGGAACCACAACACTTAACGATATCGTAATTTTCGCTGGTGATGCTGTCATGACAGGTGATACTGATTGTAACTCGTTTACGGTATTACCAGGAGCTGGAGTAACAATTCCTACAGGCGCTACGGTTACCACAGCTGTTGCTATGACCTTAGAGTCTTCATCAACTAGCTACTCAAGTTTAATACTTGATGGAACAGTAAGTGGTACTATAAATTACAAACGTCATGTAAATAGTAATGCTTCAGGAAGCACAGGGGATAATGATTTAATATCTGCACCTTTAACTGGTCAGGCATTTAATACTTTTGTTACTGGAAACTCTAATATTTATAATAATGGGACCTTATATGCATTTGGCCCTTTTGAAAAAGCCACCAATACCTATGTAACCTGGGCTGGTACAGAATCATCTACACTAAATGCTGGTGTTGGATATAGAGCGGCTTCAAATGACAACGATACATTTACATTTACTGGAGTTGCAAACTCTGGCACTGTACCTGTTACTATAGAAAGTAGTGGAGCTTCATTTGCAGATTGGAACCTCGTTGGAAATCCTTACCCATCTTATATAACCTTAGCAGATTTCTTAGCTGAGAATAACAGTTTATTTTCAGATTCAACTAGTGGTGTTTACGGGTATGATGGTAATGCTTCCGATGGATGGGAAATTTGGAACCAAGCCTATTCTGATGCGAATGATAATGCACTAATTACTCCGGGTCAAGGTTTCTTTGTATCCTCAAAAAATGCAACAGGAACTCTTAACTTTACAAACACTATGCGTTCTACAGGTACAACTGATGATTTCATCGTTGGCAGAAGTAATAATAATAATAATAATATTTCTCACCTAAGGTTAAAAGCAACGAATAGCAATAAGGCTTATCATACGGATTTCTACTTTAACGATTCCGCAACTTTAGGGCTTGATCCAGGATATGATTCGGGTATTTATGGTTCTGCAGGTGAGTTTGCTCTTTACTCTCACTTAGTAGAAAACAATACTGGTACCAATATGGGAATTCAGACTATAAATAATACAAACCTTGGCTCTGAAGTCATTATTCCGTTAGGAGTAAATGCAACCCAAGGCCAACAGCTAACGTTTACTATTGCAGAATCTACGCTCACAAGTAGTGTCAACCTATATTTAGAAGATAACGTAACCAATACGTCTACTCTATTAAACAGTAACGATTATGTATTAACACCTAACACTGACTTAAGTGGGACTGGTCGTTTCTATCTACGCTTCTCAAATAGCACATTATCTACATTAGATAACACCTTAGATCAATTAAGTATTTATAGCAATAAGAGTGATAAAACAATTGTTATCTCAGGTCAGTTAACGGAAGAAACAACAGCTAAGATTTACGATATTCAAGGCCGTGTTGTAATGACATCACTTTTAGAGAACACGAGCAGAACACAATCAATTAACGTGAGCAAATTAAATGCAGGTGTTTATGTAGTACAACTCATTAATGGATCACAAAACAAAACTCAAAAAGTGATTATCCATTAA
- a CDS encoding nucleotidyltransferase family protein, with product MNNLATTYKHIGAILSFEFPNVKLEQTLSGPSFNWDPIVIIGSQHLVLPTIYCRLKSKQLLHLLPEDLISYLKYITDENRKRNIVILAQIEELTNLFNLHSIDHLYLKGAALLASGFYKDIAERMLGDIDILVKNEHLSKAFDLLTNSEYKYKAMTFGKGFFEHKHLPRLETKVTNTRIAAVEIHRKLFDSYRHPELVPNSIFHNQRQKKSIFIPSPKHLLMHNILNHQINDDGAHYNNISFRSIYDTLLLLQEFSETSTFNNRNIFKRYFKYSSLFFNEIRTVTKVKPDLYTSFYMFKLKHSKVHKFWNKLLRLGYYAPILLKRFWFFVSNRAYRKAIIQDKRRVINLFTSILRKI from the coding sequence ATGAATAATTTAGCTACTACATATAAACATATCGGAGCTATTTTAAGTTTCGAATTTCCTAATGTAAAATTAGAACAAACGCTAAGTGGCCCCTCTTTTAACTGGGATCCTATAGTAATTATAGGCAGTCAACATTTAGTGCTTCCTACTATTTATTGTAGATTAAAATCAAAACAACTTTTACACTTATTACCCGAAGATTTAATTAGCTACCTGAAATATATAACAGATGAAAACAGGAAAAGAAATATTGTTATTCTAGCACAAATAGAAGAATTAACCAACTTATTTAATTTACACAGCATAGACCATTTGTACTTAAAAGGAGCAGCCCTTTTAGCATCAGGATTCTACAAGGATATTGCAGAGCGTATGCTCGGAGATATTGATATTTTAGTTAAAAATGAGCACTTGTCCAAAGCTTTTGACTTGTTAACCAATTCTGAATATAAATATAAAGCAATGACTTTTGGTAAAGGTTTTTTTGAACACAAACATTTACCAAGACTAGAAACTAAAGTCACAAATACGCGCATTGCAGCTGTTGAAATTCACAGGAAATTATTCGATTCATACAGACACCCCGAGTTAGTACCTAATTCAATTTTCCATAATCAAAGGCAAAAAAAATCTATATTTATACCATCTCCAAAGCATCTTTTAATGCACAATATTCTTAATCATCAAATAAATGATGATGGAGCCCATTATAATAATATAAGTTTTAGATCTATATACGATACCCTTTTACTGTTACAAGAATTTTCCGAAACTAGCACATTCAATAATCGCAATATATTTAAACGGTATTTTAAGTATTCTAGTTTATTTTTTAATGAAATAAGAACCGTCACTAAAGTAAAACCAGATCTTTACACCTCTTTTTATATGTTTAAATTAAAACATAGTAAAGTTCATAAATTTTGGAATAAACTCTTAAGATTAGGATATTACGCACCTATTTTATTAAAACGATTCTGGTTTTTTGTATCAAATAGAGCTTACCGAAAAGCAATAATTCAAGATAAAAGGAGAGTAATTAATCTATTTACGTCAATTTTACGTAAAATTTAA
- a CDS encoding outer membrane beta-barrel protein: MKKFILIALLVSFSISSFAQRNSRANDDWYLSIGVNAINSLGTRSPFNSPSDWAFDLPISAAAEYNWSDTFAIEQSVTFNGFTEDTEIDGTELSKDYTYISFDTNVKYYFGQFIFPNLDWLEIHANAGVGFFHIDETNISANLGGGVLFWLNANRTFGLRLQTTGKFAFNHPESGFDNNHFQHHLQVVFKL, encoded by the coding sequence ATGAAAAAATTTATTTTAATTGCACTTCTAGTTTCTTTTAGCATATCATCTTTCGCACAACGTAATAGTAGAGCAAATGACGATTGGTATTTAAGTATTGGTGTTAATGCTATCAATAGCTTAGGAACTCGCTCTCCATTTAACAGTCCAAGTGATTGGGCTTTTGATTTACCTATTTCAGCGGCTGCAGAATACAATTGGAGTGACACCTTCGCCATAGAACAATCCGTAACCTTTAATGGATTTACAGAAGATACTGAAATTGACGGAACTGAACTATCGAAAGATTACACATATATTTCCTTTGACACCAATGTTAAATACTATTTTGGACAATTTATTTTCCCTAATCTAGATTGGCTTGAAATTCACGCCAATGCTGGTGTTGGTTTCTTTCATATCGATGAAACTAATATTTCTGCCAACCTTGGTGGTGGTGTTTTATTCTGGTTAAACGCTAATAGAACTTTTGGGTTAAGGCTTCAAACTACAGGTAAATTTGCATTCAACCATCCTGAGAGTGGCTTTGACAACAACCATTTCCAACATCACTTACAAGTTGTATTTAAATTATAG